A window from Shewanella livingstonensis encodes these proteins:
- a CDS encoding OmpA family protein, with translation MLVKLNASLLCGSLMGSVLLLSGCQLPNPYTGESENAKATNGAMIGALSGAAIGVLSSSKSDRGKGALIGAASGAAVGGGIGYYMDVQEAELRKQLKSTGVSVTRNGDTIVLNMPNEVTFAVDQTVLSGRAKSVLDSVVLVAKEYDDTRLNVIGYTDSSGSDSYNLRLSQVRASEVAQYLTSKKVSGARVSSTGMGESSPIASNSTEQGRSQNRRVEIVLTPIGK, from the coding sequence ATGTTAGTAAAGTTAAATGCATCATTGTTATGCGGTTCATTAATGGGTTCGGTACTGTTGTTATCAGGTTGCCAATTACCTAATCCTTATACGGGCGAATCAGAAAATGCTAAAGCGACTAATGGTGCAATGATTGGAGCCCTTTCTGGCGCAGCCATCGGCGTGCTCTCGTCAAGCAAAAGCGACCGCGGTAAAGGTGCATTAATTGGTGCCGCATCTGGTGCAGCTGTTGGTGGTGGTATTGGTTATTACATGGATGTGCAAGAAGCTGAATTGCGCAAACAGCTAAAATCAACTGGTGTGAGTGTCACTCGTAATGGTGACACCATTGTACTGAATATGCCTAATGAAGTGACTTTTGCGGTTGATCAAACAGTATTAAGTGGACGTGCTAAATCAGTGTTAGACAGTGTGGTATTAGTGGCTAAAGAATACGATGATACCCGCTTAAATGTAATTGGTTATACCGACAGTTCAGGTTCAGATTCTTACAATTTACGTTTGTCACAAGTTCGAGCTAGCGAAGTGGCTCAGTATCTTACCAGTAAAAAAGTCAGTGGCGCACGCGTGTCATCCACTGGTATGGGTGAGTCAAGCCCGATTGCAAGTAATTCAACTGAGCAAGGTCGCTCACAAAATCGTCGTGTTGAAATTGTACTCACGCCAATCGGTAAGTAG
- the xseA gene encoding exodeoxyribonuclease VII large subunit: MSATKNNVYSVSQLNSEVRHILEGQIGKIWLNGEISNFSAPSSGHWYLTLKDAHSQVRCAMFKGRNQSVRFKPVNGQQVLIKAAISVYEPRGDYQLLLESMLPAGDGLLAQEFETLKLKLAADGLFALETKRPIPDNIQRIGVITSATGAALRDILHVLARRDPSIEVVVYPTQVQGAAASQLICQAIVTANQRMEVDVLLLTRGGGSLEDLWCFNSEHLAHAIYNSALPIISAVGHEVDTTISDYVADVRAPTPSAGAELLSKDKGNKAEKLALLLSRLQQGMKHYQLQQYGRLTQLSHQLQRHEPQRKLQQFEQRFDEIQMRLENALQHKLSRLTLRHQQLHNRLQQRSPINTLKLETNRLSYLHTRLTDAMQHKLTQSEQKLFNAAHQLDTVSPLATLSRGYSITKDIDGKVLFDSANIKSGDEIHTQFAQGNIASIVK, encoded by the coding sequence ATGAGTGCCACAAAAAACAATGTTTACAGTGTTTCGCAATTGAACAGCGAAGTGAGGCATATTCTTGAAGGTCAAATTGGCAAAATCTGGCTTAATGGTGAAATATCAAATTTTTCGGCTCCCAGCTCAGGGCATTGGTACCTCACGTTAAAAGATGCTCATTCACAAGTTCGTTGCGCGATGTTTAAAGGCCGTAATCAATCGGTACGCTTTAAACCTGTTAATGGCCAGCAAGTATTAATTAAAGCGGCAATAAGTGTGTACGAGCCTCGTGGCGACTACCAATTACTGCTTGAGTCGATGTTACCCGCCGGTGATGGATTGCTGGCACAAGAGTTTGAAACACTAAAACTGAAACTAGCCGCAGACGGCTTATTTGCCCTAGAAACCAAACGCCCTATTCCAGACAACATTCAACGCATTGGGGTTATCACTTCGGCAACCGGTGCGGCGCTGCGAGATATTCTGCATGTGTTAGCGCGTCGCGATCCCTCTATTGAAGTGGTGGTGTACCCCACTCAAGTTCAAGGTGCAGCGGCCAGCCAACTAATCTGCCAAGCTATTGTCACTGCAAACCAACGCATGGAAGTTGATGTTTTACTGCTTACCCGTGGCGGTGGTTCGTTAGAAGATTTATGGTGTTTCAACAGTGAACACCTAGCTCATGCTATTTACAACAGCGCCTTACCGATTATCAGTGCTGTCGGCCATGAAGTAGATACCACTATCAGCGACTACGTAGCTGATGTGCGCGCACCGACGCCATCTGCTGGTGCAGAATTACTGTCAAAAGATAAGGGCAATAAAGCAGAAAAACTAGCATTATTGTTATCGCGTTTACAACAGGGTATGAAACATTACCAATTGCAGCAATATGGTCGATTAACTCAGTTATCCCATCAACTGCAACGTCATGAACCACAACGTAAACTACAGCAATTTGAACAACGGTTTGACGAAATACAAATGCGCCTAGAAAATGCCTTACAGCATAAACTCAGCCGCTTAACGTTACGCCACCAGCAATTGCATAATCGCTTGCAACAGCGCTCACCAATTAATACCCTAAAGCTAGAAACTAATCGATTATCTTATCTGCACACTCGTTTAACGGATGCCATGCAGCACAAATTAACTCAGTCAGAACAAAAGTTATTTAACGCAGCACATCAGCTTGATACTGTGAGTCCGCTAGCAACCTTAAGTCGTGGCTATTCGATAACCAAAGATATTGATGGCAAGGTATTATTTGATAGTGCAAACATAAAGTCGGGTGATGAAATCCACACTCAATTTGCACAAGGTAATATCGCCTCAATAGTGAAATAA
- the guaB gene encoding IMP dehydrogenase has product MLRLLKDALTFDDVLLVPAHSTVLPNTAVLKTRLTTKIELNIPLVSAAMDTVTESRLAIAMAQEGGLGFIHKNMSIEQQAEEVRKVKSYEAGIVQDPVTVTPSTTLTDLRLLTERNGFAGYPVVNDAHELVGIITGRDVRFVTDWSKTVADMMTPKDRLVTVTEGTKLDEVQKLMHSHRIEKVLVVDSNFKLKGLVTVKDFEKAERKPNACKDELGRLRVGAAVGAGPGNEERVDALVKAGVDVLLIDSSHGHSEGVLQRIRDTRAKYPDLQIVGGNVATASGALALVEAGVNAVKVGIGPGSICTTRIVTGVGVPQITAVSDAAEAVLALGIPVIADGGIRFSGDLAKALAAGASCIMAGSMFAGTDEAPGETELYQGRAYKSYRGMGSLGAMGQTQGSSDRYFQSDNAADKLVPEGIEGRVPYKGKLKEIIHQHMGGLRSCMGLTGCATIKDLNEKAQFVKVTSAGMGESHVHDVIITKEAPNYRSGS; this is encoded by the coding sequence ATGCTACGTTTACTGAAAGATGCACTAACCTTTGATGATGTTTTGTTGGTTCCTGCCCACTCGACCGTACTCCCTAATACCGCTGTTCTTAAAACTCGTTTAACGACTAAAATCGAATTAAATATTCCACTCGTGTCTGCTGCTATGGACACCGTGACTGAATCTCGTCTTGCTATCGCAATGGCGCAAGAAGGTGGTTTAGGATTTATTCATAAAAACATGAGTATTGAGCAACAAGCCGAAGAAGTCCGTAAAGTTAAAAGTTATGAAGCCGGTATTGTTCAAGACCCCGTTACCGTTACCCCATCAACAACCTTAACTGATTTACGTTTATTAACTGAACGTAATGGTTTTGCTGGTTACCCTGTGGTGAATGATGCACACGAACTTGTGGGTATTATTACTGGTCGTGACGTGCGTTTTGTGACTGACTGGAGCAAAACCGTTGCCGACATGATGACCCCAAAAGATCGTTTGGTCACCGTGACAGAAGGGACTAAATTAGATGAAGTGCAAAAATTAATGCATTCTCATCGTATTGAAAAAGTCTTAGTGGTCGACAGTAACTTTAAGCTTAAAGGCTTAGTCACCGTTAAAGATTTCGAAAAAGCTGAGCGCAAACCCAACGCATGTAAAGACGAGTTAGGTCGTTTACGTGTTGGTGCAGCAGTGGGCGCAGGTCCTGGTAATGAAGAGCGTGTTGACGCACTTGTAAAGGCCGGTGTTGACGTATTATTAATCGACTCATCTCATGGTCACTCTGAAGGCGTGTTACAACGTATTCGTGACACGCGCGCTAAATATCCAGACTTACAAATTGTTGGCGGCAACGTAGCAACGGCTTCTGGCGCATTAGCGTTAGTGGAAGCGGGCGTTAACGCGGTTAAAGTCGGTATCGGCCCTGGTTCAATTTGTACGACTCGTATCGTGACCGGTGTTGGCGTGCCACAAATTACCGCAGTATCTGATGCTGCTGAAGCTGTACTTGCGTTAGGCATTCCGGTGATTGCTGATGGCGGTATTCGTTTCTCTGGCGACTTGGCTAAAGCATTAGCTGCTGGCGCATCATGTATTATGGCGGGTTCTATGTTTGCTGGTACTGATGAAGCACCTGGCGAAACTGAACTTTACCAAGGTCGTGCTTATAAATCCTATCGCGGCATGGGTTCACTTGGTGCAATGGGCCAGACTCAAGGTTCATCAGACCGTTACTTCCAAAGTGACAATGCTGCAGACAAATTAGTCCCTGAAGGTATTGAAGGTCGCGTACCGTACAAAGGTAAGTTGAAAGAAATTATTCACCAACATATGGGCGGCTTACGTTCATGCATGGGGTTAACAGGTTGTGCCACTATTAAAGATTTAAATGAAAAAGCACAGTTTGTGAAAGTGACATCTGCAGGTATGGGTGAATCGCATGTTCATGATGTGATTATTACCAAAGAAGCGCCAAACTACCGTTCTGGTTCATAA